A portion of the Juglans microcarpa x Juglans regia isolate MS1-56 chromosome 1D, Jm3101_v1.0, whole genome shotgun sequence genome contains these proteins:
- the LOC121263409 gene encoding acyl-CoA-binding domain-containing protein 4 isoform X2, protein MVDEKLYVVGGSRNGRYLSDVQVFDLKSLAWSNLKLKQPNADEFEDRGSLGILPATSGHNLIKWGNRLLLIGGHSKKASDKITVLFIDLETHLCGVLETSGKVPGAFGGNSATLVGSRVIVFGGEDKSRRLLNDVHVLDLETMTWDLLEATQTPPAPRFDHTAAVHAERYLLVFGGCSHSIFFNDLHVLDLQTMEWSQPQIQGDLVTARAGHAGINIDENWYIVGGGDNKSGCPETLVLNMSKLVWSALTTVKPRDPLASEGLSVCSALIDGEKYLVAFGGYNGKYSNEVFVMKPKPRDSSRPKIFQSPAAAAAAASVTAAYALTKAEKLNFTKAEDSNSKEAENSFSEQDVTNEIKAIREEKDVLELSLAEVTAENTRLRGQIGEKKGTHSELSKELVSVQGQLIAERSRCFKLEAQITELQKVLESVQSIENEVQVLRRQKSAFEQDMELASAVQSQGSGGVWRWIAGGTGNA, encoded by the exons ATGGTTGATGAGAAATTATATGTTGTTGGTGGAAGTCGTAATGGTCGGTACCTGTCTGATGTTCAG GTATTTGATCTTAAAAGTTTGGCATGGTCTAATCTAAAACTGAAACAACCAAATGCTGATGAATTTGAGGACAGAGGCTCACTGGGAATTCTTCCAGCCACCTCAGGTCACAATTTG ATTAAGTGGGGAAATAGACTTCTTCTCATTGGTGGGCATTCAAAGAAAGCATCTGACAAAATAACAG TGTTATTCATCGATCTCGAAACACATCTCTGTGGTGTCCTTGAGACCTCAGGAAAAGTGCCG GGAGCCTTTGGGGGGAATTCTGCAACTCTTGTTGGTTCCAGAGTGATAGTTTTTGGTGGAGAGGACAAGAGCAGGAGATTGTTGAATGATGTCCATGTTCTCGATCTGGAAACAATGACTTGGGATTTGTTGGAGGCAAC GCAGACACCTCCAGCTCCCAGATTCGATCACACAGCTGCAGTGCATGCGGAACGTTACCTTTTAGTTTTTGGCGGTTGTTCTCATTCTATTTTCTTCAATGACCTACACGTACTGGATTTGCAGACT ATGGAATGGTCCCAACCACAAATCCAGGGTGATTTAGTGACTGCCAGAGCTGGGCATGCTGGAATAAACATTGATGAAAACTGGTATATAGTTGGTGGTGGAGATAATAAAAGTG GTTGCCCTGAGACTTTAGTGTTAAATATGTCTAAGCTAGTTTGGTCTGCATTGACAACTGTGAAGCCCAGGGATCCGCTTGCTAGTGAG GGACTGAGTGTTTGCTCGGCACTAATTGATGGTGAGAAGTATTTGGTTGCCTTCGGTGGCTACAATGGGAAATACAGCAATGAG GTTTTTGTTATGAAACCAAAACCCAGGGACTCATCACGTCCCAAGATTTTCCAGTCACCAGCAGCGGCTGCAGCAGCAGCTTCTGTTACTGCTGCATATGCCTTAACCAAAGCTGAAAAGTTAAATTTCACAAAAGCAGAAGATTCAAACTCTAAGGAGGCTGAAAACAGTTTTTCTGAACAAGATGTTACAAATGAGATTAAGGCCATCAGAGAAGAGAAAGATGTGTTGGAGCTGTCACTTGCAGAAGTCACAGCTGAAAATACTAGGCTTAGGGGACAGATCGGAGAGAAAAAAGGCACTCATTCTGAGTTGTCGaag GAACTCGTTTCAGTCCAAGGTCAACTAATAGCCGAGAGATCAAGATGTTTTAAGCTGGAG GCGCAAATCACAGAATTGCAAAAGGTTCTAGAATCAGTGCAGTCCATAGAGAATGAGGTACAGGTACTTCGGAGACAGAAGTCTGCATTTGAGCAGGATATGGAACTAGCTTCAGCTGTTCAGAGCCAAGGTTCTGGTGGTGTTTGGCGATGGATAGCTGGGGGCACTGGCAATGcataa
- the LOC121263409 gene encoding acyl-CoA-binding domain-containing protein 4 isoform X1 — MGTEEVKKALDVSDWKSGVAYDQWIALPVSGQRPPARYKHAAAMVDEKLYVVGGSRNGRYLSDVQVFDLKSLAWSNLKLKQPNADEFEDRGSLGILPATSGHNLIKWGNRLLLIGGHSKKASDKITVLFIDLETHLCGVLETSGKVPGAFGGNSATLVGSRVIVFGGEDKSRRLLNDVHVLDLETMTWDLLEATQTPPAPRFDHTAAVHAERYLLVFGGCSHSIFFNDLHVLDLQTMEWSQPQIQGDLVTARAGHAGINIDENWYIVGGGDNKSGCPETLVLNMSKLVWSALTTVKPRDPLASEGLSVCSALIDGEKYLVAFGGYNGKYSNEVFVMKPKPRDSSRPKIFQSPAAAAAAASVTAAYALTKAEKLNFTKAEDSNSKEAENSFSEQDVTNEIKAIREEKDVLELSLAEVTAENTRLRGQIGEKKGTHSELSKELVSVQGQLIAERSRCFKLEAQITELQKVLESVQSIENEVQVLRRQKSAFEQDMELASAVQSQGSGGVWRWIAGGTGNA; from the exons ATGGGAACAGAGGAGGTTAAGAAAGCTTTGGATGTTAGCGATTGGAAATCGGGAGTGGCTTATGACCAGTGGATAGCACTCCCCGTCTCTGGTCAACGGCCACCAGCTCGCTACAAG CATGCTGCCGCAATGGTTGATGAGAAATTATATGTTGTTGGTGGAAGTCGTAATGGTCGGTACCTGTCTGATGTTCAG GTATTTGATCTTAAAAGTTTGGCATGGTCTAATCTAAAACTGAAACAACCAAATGCTGATGAATTTGAGGACAGAGGCTCACTGGGAATTCTTCCAGCCACCTCAGGTCACAATTTG ATTAAGTGGGGAAATAGACTTCTTCTCATTGGTGGGCATTCAAAGAAAGCATCTGACAAAATAACAG TGTTATTCATCGATCTCGAAACACATCTCTGTGGTGTCCTTGAGACCTCAGGAAAAGTGCCG GGAGCCTTTGGGGGGAATTCTGCAACTCTTGTTGGTTCCAGAGTGATAGTTTTTGGTGGAGAGGACAAGAGCAGGAGATTGTTGAATGATGTCCATGTTCTCGATCTGGAAACAATGACTTGGGATTTGTTGGAGGCAAC GCAGACACCTCCAGCTCCCAGATTCGATCACACAGCTGCAGTGCATGCGGAACGTTACCTTTTAGTTTTTGGCGGTTGTTCTCATTCTATTTTCTTCAATGACCTACACGTACTGGATTTGCAGACT ATGGAATGGTCCCAACCACAAATCCAGGGTGATTTAGTGACTGCCAGAGCTGGGCATGCTGGAATAAACATTGATGAAAACTGGTATATAGTTGGTGGTGGAGATAATAAAAGTG GTTGCCCTGAGACTTTAGTGTTAAATATGTCTAAGCTAGTTTGGTCTGCATTGACAACTGTGAAGCCCAGGGATCCGCTTGCTAGTGAG GGACTGAGTGTTTGCTCGGCACTAATTGATGGTGAGAAGTATTTGGTTGCCTTCGGTGGCTACAATGGGAAATACAGCAATGAG GTTTTTGTTATGAAACCAAAACCCAGGGACTCATCACGTCCCAAGATTTTCCAGTCACCAGCAGCGGCTGCAGCAGCAGCTTCTGTTACTGCTGCATATGCCTTAACCAAAGCTGAAAAGTTAAATTTCACAAAAGCAGAAGATTCAAACTCTAAGGAGGCTGAAAACAGTTTTTCTGAACAAGATGTTACAAATGAGATTAAGGCCATCAGAGAAGAGAAAGATGTGTTGGAGCTGTCACTTGCAGAAGTCACAGCTGAAAATACTAGGCTTAGGGGACAGATCGGAGAGAAAAAAGGCACTCATTCTGAGTTGTCGaag GAACTCGTTTCAGTCCAAGGTCAACTAATAGCCGAGAGATCAAGATGTTTTAAGCTGGAG GCGCAAATCACAGAATTGCAAAAGGTTCTAGAATCAGTGCAGTCCATAGAGAATGAGGTACAGGTACTTCGGAGACAGAAGTCTGCATTTGAGCAGGATATGGAACTAGCTTCAGCTGTTCAGAGCCAAGGTTCTGGTGGTGTTTGGCGATGGATAGCTGGGGGCACTGGCAATGcataa